From the Gemmatimonadales bacterium genome, the window GGTTGGGGGCGAACGCGTAGCCCCGCGCCGAATCGGTCCGCCACGCGGCGCGCATCTGGTCGAGCGAGCCCTGCGCCACGTATCCCGGCCGCGGCAGCAGCCAGCGGCAGGCGAGCTCCGAGAGGCCAAGGCTTACCAGTACGCACAGCGCCAGGAGCGCCGCGACCGCCCGTCGCGGCGTTCGAGCCTGATTGGGCACGCGCTCAGAACACCGTGTAAATGAACGGCGCGAGCGCGGAGCCCTGCGCGAACACGAGAATGGCGCCCACGATGAACAGCGTGAGCACGAGGGGCACGAGCCACCACTTTCTCCGCACGCGCATGAACTCCCACAGTTCGCGCGTCAAGCTCGAGTCCTGCACGCTGCCTCCTAGAATTGGCGTCTGAGGTCGCTGCGCCGCTTGTCGGCCGCTCGCGCGATCCAGTAGCTGCCGTCCGGCGCTCCGTGCGCCAGCGGGTTGCCGCCGAACGCGCGCCGGAGCACGCCGACCGGCGTCAACACGACGAAGTACAGAATGCCCATGGCGATGGGCGACGTGACCTTCGAGAGCGCCGCGCCGAAGCCCATCCACACTCGCTGCACCGGGCCGAGCCGCGTCGGAATCAGCGCCGCGCCCGCCACCAGCGCCGCGCCGAGCGCCCCTCCGACCTCCGCCGCGGGAAACCGTCCACGCCACCAGAGCAGCGCCCCCAACGCGAGAAACGCCGCACCCAGCACGAGGCCGAACTTGCGTCCGTCGGCCGCCGTCAATCGAGCTGGAACTCGCGCTGCCATTCGAGGCCACCCTTGTACGCTGGTTGGTCCCGCTTCTCGAGCAGGTACGGCCCGAGCACGAGCAAATCGATTTCGGTGCGCATGAAGCACTGGTACGCGTCGGCCGGCGTACACACGATCGGCTCGCCGCGGACGTTGAACGACGTATTGACGAGCACCCCGCAGCCGGTGAGCCGCTCAAAGGCGCGAATGAGATCGTAGTAGTCGGGGTTCGTGTGGTGCGTGACCGTCTGCACCCGCGCCGAGTAGTCGATGTGGGTGATCGCCGGCAGGTCCGAGCGCACCACGTTGAGCTGATCGATGCCCCAGAGCGCCTGCTGCGCGTCGGTCATCGGGATCTGGCGCTCCCGCCTGACCGGCGCGACGAGGAGCATGTACGGGGAGTCGCTGTCGAGCTCGAAGTACTCGCTCACGCGCTCGCGGAGCACGCTGGGCGCGAAC encodes:
- a CDS encoding DUF5989 family protein, which produces MTRELWEFMRVRRKWWLVPLVLTLFIVGAILVFAQGSALAPFIYTVF
- a CDS encoding SxtJ family membrane protein — its product is MTAADGRKFGLVLGAAFLALGALLWWRGRFPAAEVGGALGAALVAGAALIPTRLGPVQRVWMGFGAALSKVTSPIAMGILYFVVLTPVGVLRRAFGGNPLAHGAPDGSYWIARAADKRRSDLRRQF